In the genome of Candidatus Ruthia magnifica str. Cm (Calyptogena magnifica), one region contains:
- the rplD gene encoding 50S ribosomal protein L4 yields the protein MKFKVLNISTNKSSTIEVADTVFARGFNQALVHQVTTAYMSGGRQGSKAQKNRSTVSGGSKRPWAQKGTGRARAGTTRGPIWRSGGVTFSAAPRGYAQKVNKKMYKGAISVIFSELARSERLKVVSEFNIKEIKTKNITALLKALNVKDVLLMTDELDENLYLSSRNLYHVGVCDIQSIDPVSLIGYDNVVVTEIALKKIEAML from the coding sequence ATGAAATTTAAAGTATTAAATATAAGTACAAATAAGTCAAGTACCATTGAGGTGGCTGATACTGTTTTTGCAAGAGGTTTTAATCAAGCACTGGTTCACCAAGTGACTACGGCTTACATGTCTGGCGGTCGTCAAGGTTCCAAAGCACAAAAAAATCGTTCTACTGTTAGTGGCGGTAGTAAGAGACCTTGGGCGCAAAAAGGTACAGGTCGTGCTCGTGCTGGTACTACTCGTGGCCCTATTTGGCGTTCAGGTGGCGTGACATTTTCAGCTGCACCAAGAGGTTATGCGCAAAAGGTTAATAAAAAAATGTATAAGGGTGCAATTAGTGTTATTTTTTCTGAACTTGCTCGCTCTGAACGTTTAAAAGTGGTGTCAGAATTTAACATTAAAGAGATTAAAACTAAAAATATCACCGCATTACTCAAGGCACTTAATGTTAAAGATGTTTTACTAATGACTGATGAGCTAGATGAGAATTTATATTTATCTTCTCGTAATTTATATCATGTTGGTGTTTGTGATATACAAAGTATTGATCCAGTTAGCTTGATTGGTTATGATAATGTTGTGGTAACTGAAATAGCATTGAAGAAAATTGAGGCAATGTTATGA
- the rplB gene encoding 50S ribosomal protein L2 produces the protein MAQVIKRKPTSPGRRFVVSIVDKELHKGASYAPLTQSKNRISGRNNVGRITTRHKGGGHKRRYRIIDFKRNKDDITARVERLEYDPNRSANIALVLYTDGERRYIIAPHGLSVGYTIVSGNSVAIQAGNVMPLSNIPLGGVVHCIELKPMKGAQIARSAGAFAQLIAKEGNYVTLRLRSGEVRKVLADCRATIGEVSRSEHSLKKLGKAGATRWRGVRPTVRGVVMNPVDHPHGGGEGKTSGGRHPVSPWGTPTKGYKTRSNKRTDKLILRHRNKG, from the coding sequence ATGGCGCAAGTAATTAAAAGAAAACCAACCTCACCAGGCAGAAGGTTTGTTGTTAGTATTGTAGATAAAGAGTTACATAAGGGCGCGTCTTATGCGCCATTAACACAAAGCAAAAATAGAATTAGCGGTCGTAATAACGTAGGTCGTATTACCACACGTCATAAGGGTGGTGGACATAAGCGTCGTTATCGTATTATTGACTTTAAGCGAAATAAAGACGATATTACTGCACGTGTTGAACGTTTAGAATATGATCCAAACCGTAGCGCTAATATTGCCTTAGTTTTATATACTGATGGTGAGCGTCGTTATATTATTGCACCTCATGGGCTGAGTGTTGGTTATACTATTGTGTCAGGTAATTCTGTTGCTATTCAAGCAGGCAATGTAATGCCATTAAGCAATATTCCATTGGGTGGTGTAGTTCATTGTATTGAATTAAAACCTATGAAAGGCGCGCAAATTGCTCGTAGTGCTGGTGCCTTTGCACAATTGATTGCTAAAGAAGGCAACTATGTTACTTTAAGACTTCGCTCTGGTGAGGTGCGCAAGGTTTTAGCAGATTGTCGTGCAACGATTGGTGAAGTTTCTAGATCTGAACATAGTTTAAAAAAATTAGGTAAAGCAGGTGCCACTCGTTGGCGAGGTGTTCGTCCAACTGTTCGTGGTGTTGTTATGAACCCAGTTGACCATCCACATGGTGGTGGTGAAGGTAAAACCAGTGGTGGCAGACACCCAGTTTCTCCTTGGGGTACACCAACCAAGGGTTATAAAACACGTAGTAATAAACGCACAGATAAGCTCATTTTGCGTCATAGGAATAAGGGTTAA
- the rplW gene encoding 50S ribosomal protein L23 yields the protein MNQEKILKILLAPIVSEKTTMLSAHNQYAFKVRVDCSKREIKAAVEMLFSVNVENVTTSIVKGKKKIFKGRIGSRPNWKKAMVKVSEGQMIDVSRT from the coding sequence ATGAATCAAGAAAAAATATTAAAAATCTTATTGGCACCAATCGTTTCTGAAAAAACGACCATGCTATCAGCACATAATCAATATGCATTTAAAGTTCGTGTTGATTGTTCTAAAAGAGAAATTAAAGCTGCAGTTGAAATGTTGTTTAGCGTTAATGTTGAGAATGTGACAACCTCAATTGTTAAAGGTAAGAAAAAAATATTTAAAGGCAGGATTGGATCACGTCCAAATTGGAAGAAGGCAATGGTAAAAGTGTCTGAAGGCCAAATGATTGATGTGAGCAGAACTTAA